CGTGCTGAACGACGAGGCTTACGCCGGCGCCACGATCCTCGTGGCGGGGCCGAACTTCGGCACCGGCTCATCGCGGGAGCACGCGGTGTGGGCGTTGATGGACTACGGATTCCAGGCCGTCGTCTCGCCCCGCTTCAGCGACATCTTCCGCAACAACTGCACCAAGAACGGCCTTGTGCCGGTGGTGGTGCCCGACGACGTCGATCGCCGGCTGCTCGACGCCGTGCAGGCCGACCCCACCCTCGAGCTCACCATCGACGTGGCGCGCCGCACGCTCGAGGCGCCCGCGCTCGGCCTCACGATCGAGTTCCCGCTCGACGAGGCCACCCGCGAGCGCTTCCTCGAGGGCCTCGACGACATCGGCATCACCTTGCGCGATGCCGCCGCGATCACCGACTACGAGCCCCGCCGCGCCACTTGGCTCCCAACCGTCGACGCCCCCACCCCCACCTGACCGCCCTCCCCGTCCTCCCCCGTTCTGGGCTGAATTTTACGCGCTGGGACGCGTAATTCTCAGCCCAGAACGGGAGGGCGGGCGCGCTCGGCGGCCGACAGCACAGCTTGGAGCGACGCGGTGCTGATGTTGGGGTTGGTGCCGACGCCCCAGCGGGTGGTGCCGTCGTCGTCGACCGTCTCGACGTAGGCCACCGCGCTGGCGTCGGAACCGGTGCTCAGCGAGTGCTCGTGGTAGTCGACGACGTCGATCGAGATCCCGGCATCGGCGCGCAGGGCCGCCACGAACGCGGCGATCGGGCCGTTGCCGACGCCGTGCACGGTGACGGGCTGGCCGTCGACCGTGAGCTGCGCGGCGATGGCGGTCGAGCCGTCGTCGTCGGTCGACACCTCGTGTGACCGCAGCACCAGCGACGGCGCCGAGGGCAAGTAGATGTCCTGGAACGCGTCCCACATGGCCAGCGGGCTGATCTCGGTGCCGGTGTCCTCGGCGATGGCCTGGATCGACTTGGAGAACTCGATCTGGAGGCGGCGCGGGAGCGCGAAACCGTGCTCCATCTCCATGATGTAGGCGACGCCGCCCTTGCCGGACTGGCTGTTCACCCGGATCACCGCTTCGTACGTGCGGCCCACG
This region of Acidimicrobiales bacterium genomic DNA includes:
- the leuD gene encoding 3-isopropylmalate dehydratase small subunit, producing the protein MEAVRIVTGTAVPLDRSDVDTDQIIPAEWLKRVERTGFGKGLFSTWRDDRNFVLNDEAYAGATILVAGPNFGTGSSREHAVWALMDYGFQAVVSPRFSDIFRNNCTKNGLVPVVVPDDVDRRLLDAVQADPTLELTIDVARRTLEAPALGLTIEFPLDEATRERFLEGLDDIGITLRDAAAITDYEPRRATWLPTVDAPTPT